DNA from Mustela lutreola isolate mMusLut2 chromosome 6, mMusLut2.pri, whole genome shotgun sequence:
ATTCCATTTTCAGACTTAAAAGGCCAAAACCATtacacacattttttatttattttctttctttctttcccttttctcatctTGTAATAGTTTGTATGGACATAGGCACTTTTTTGCTCTTATTTGTAGGGTCTTATATGAGAAAGGCAATGACCTCTGGGAACACATGAGGTGTGCCTGGACAAAGACATCCACATTTCCTAGGGATCAAACAAGGAACATCTGTAACTTTACCAGGTAACAAATAATGTCCTGAGGCAGAGGACCAAGAGCCTTCTTCTGGCACCTGCATGAACAGAGTGGGCGTGCAGCAGCTGCTAGCCTCTTTTGCCTCCTTGGCAGTGGCAATAAATTTCTACTCATACTAAAGTCCACCTTGGACTAAATGGGGCACAAGGCCCAGGTATCTTGGTAATGACTTGGAACTGAAattttctttaacctccatgAATGTTTTCTGACTAAAAAGACTTCTTTAAAACTCTATTGAAAGTATCTTTATGTTTATTTCCAGAAGACTGGATTCTGGAAGCTAGATGAACTATATATAAGCAATGAGGGGACAAACCCAAGTTTTCCTCCATCGGTTTGACAGCTCCCCTTTGTCCTTAATGCAACTTTTCCCACTGAAGAATGGTTACCTTTTATACAAATACTTGCCTTCAAGCTCTCATCTTTAACTGACCATAAACTTCTTAGATCTGAGACGTAGAAGGGCTCATAGAATACTATAGCAAAGCACACGCCTCCAGAGCGGTTTGCTAAGGGGATGATAGGAGGGAAACTACTTTATTTCGGAGCATTTCTCAATGAATTTAAGTTTATTGAGGGAAGGAATTATATTTGTTCACATTTTATCTCCGATTTCGAGCACGGTGCGTGACTAGACATGTCcaacaaatacataaatgttCAGCTTGCACATACACATCgggagagaaaaagataaaactgttCACTTTCAGAAAGCCTAAAAAATGACACTTAGCCTGCAACAAAAACAGAGGTGTTAGTCCACA
Protein-coding regions in this window:
- the PKIB gene encoding cAMP-dependent protein kinase inhibitor beta isoform X2, which encodes MRTDSSEMTDVESVVNNFASSARTGRRNAVPDIQGSAGMGGSAELPLKLEALSMKEANRSGGVCFAIVFYEPFYVSDLRSLWSVKDESLKASICIKGNHSSVGKVALRTKGSCQTDGGKLGFVPSLLIYSSSSFQNPVFWK